GCGGGTTCGATCCCATCATGATCCTCATGCTGGGCATGGGCGTGTTCCTGGTGATGATGATTTTCACCAGCGGTCGCCGCCAGAAGAAGGAAAAGCGCGAGCGTGACGAAATGCTCAATGCCCTGAAGCGCGGGGACAAGGTCCAGACCATCGGCGGCATCATCGGCACCGTTGCCGAAGTACGCACCGACGAGGTTGTGCTGAAGGTCGACGACGCGGGCCAGAACCGCGTCCGCTTCGCCCGCAGCGCCATTCAGCAGGTGCTTTCTTCGCGCGGCGGCTCGTCCGACGCCCAGCCGGCCGAGACCGAGACCGAGACCGAGACCGAGCCGGCGCCTTCCAACCCCTGAACTGATAGAGAGATCGGCACGCGCCCGGATCGCCGGGCGAGCGAGCACGCTCGACGAGGAATCGCGACACATGATGCGTAACCGACTGGGATGGGGCCTGCTGGCGATGGCGATGCTCGCCTTCGCGATCTGGGGCTTCATGCCCCCCAAAGAAAAGCTGCGTCTGGGCAAGGATCTTGCAGGTGGCGTCACGCTCACCTATGCCGTGCAGATCGAGCCTGGCCAGAATGCCCAGGAGATCCTTAACCAACTGGCGACCGTGCTGGGTGAGCGCATCGATCCGGGCAACCAGATGGACATCAGCATCGTGCCGGTGGGGCGTGACCGCCTCGAAATCACGATGCCGCTGCCCACCGAGACCGTCAAGCAGCTTCGGCGAGACTTCGAGGCCGAGCTCGAGCGGATCGAGCAGTACACCATCGATCCGGTGCGCTTCGAGCGGTTGATGGGCGAAGAGCCCGACGCCCGCGCGGCGGCGATCGAGCGCATCCGCGAGAACAGTCTCGAATTGGCCGATCGCCTGCAGAATGCCGCTCGAGCCTACGACCGCTTGGTCGCAGCCGAGCAGGCGTATCGCAACCTCCTCAGCCAGGAATCGCCCGATGAGTCGGCGCTCGACGACGCGGAGACCGAAGCCGCGTTGGCGTCATTGGATTATGACGATGCCCGTAGCGAGGCGCTGAAGCTCTCGATCACGCCCGCCGAGGTGCGCCGCGTGCTGGAGTTCAGCCGCACGCCCACGCGCAAGATCGACTCGGAGCTCAAGGAAGTCGTCGAGCTTCCCAGCCCCTTCGAGCGGGCGTGGACGTCGCTCATGGAGCGGGCCGCTCCGGCCGACGGCCAAGGCCAAAGCTCGTTGCAGGCCGAGCTGGAACGTGTGCTGGCCGCCTACACCACGTACACCGAAGAGCGCCGCTCGCTGGACGATCCGCAGGACCTCAAGCGTCTGCTGCGAGGCTCGGGCGAGCTTGACTTCCGCATCACGGTCGAGGCGAACAGCCGGGCGGACGAAACCGCCCTTCGCGAAGAACTCCGAGAGGTCGGTCCGCGCAATGCCAACCCCGAGGGTGCGGTGTGGCTGCGGTTGGCCAAGGTCGAGTCGTGGTTCGACACGCTCGCGCAGGCCGAGGCCCTCGAGGCCGACCCCGTCTCGTTCTTCGCATCGCGGGGCTTCGTGGTCGAGCCCTACGACGGCATGTACTGGATGCTGGTGTGGGACCAGATCGGCAACCGCCTGACCAGTGCCGAGGGCGAGTGGCAGGTCTCGAGGGCCTACATGGGCCGCGACGAGATCGGTCGGAACAACATCGTCTTCAACATGGACACGCTGGGCGGCCAGCGGCTTGGCGAGCTGACCGGCGAGCACGTGGGCGACAACATGGCGGTCATCCTCGATGATCGCATCATCACCGCCCCCACGCTGCGGGGCCGCATCTCGACCAGCGGCAGCATCTCGGGCGATTTCTCGCTGGAAGAGCTCCGCGACATCATCCAGATCTTGAACGCAGGCGCCCTGCAGGCACGGTTGAGCCCCGAGCCCATCAGCGAGAACACCATCGGCCCGAGCCTGGGCCAGGACAACCTGGAGAGCGGGCTGCGTGCGGGCGTCTATGCGCTGATCGCCGTCAGCATCTTCATGATGCTCTACTACTTTGCGTACGGCGCCGTGGCGGTCATCGCCCTGGGCTGCAACGCGGCTCTGATCCTCGGGGCCATGGCGCTCAACCAGTCGGCGTTCACCATGCCCGGCATCGCCGGCGTGGTTCTGACCTTCGGCATGGCGGTCGACGCCAACGTGCTCATCTTCGAGCGCATCCGCGAAGAGCTTCGCAACGGACTCGACCTGGCCCAGTCGGCCAAGCTGGGCTACCAGCGCGCCTTGTCGGCCATCGTCGATGGCAACGTGACCAATCTCATCGTCTGCGTCGTGCTCGTGGGCGTGGGCACGCAGGAAGTGAAGGGCTTTGCGATCACCCTGGGCGTGGGCGTGGTGTGCACCATGATCTCCGCCCTGATCATCAGCCGGCTGCTGCTTTCGGTGCTGGTGGACGACGCCAACATCAAGGCGTTGGGCAAGCCCAGGACGGCCATGCTGGCAACGGCGCTGCCGATCATCGACCGCGTGCTTGAACCTAACTTCGACTGGATCAAGGCCCGCTACGTGTGCTGGGCGATTTCGCTGTTCGCCGTGCTCGCGAGTGTGGCGCTCATCGTCAATCAGCGCGACCGCATGCTCGACACCGAGTTCGTGGGCGGTACACAGGTGGTGCTGCGCTTCGGCGAGAACGAAGCGGGCGAGCCCAAGATGCTCACCCGCCAGGACGTCCTTGATCGGGTCATGGGCGTCGCCGAGGAAGCGCCCGACGGAAGCCAGCTCAAGCTCCTGGAACAGGCCGACATCGTGCCGCTGGACCCCGAAGACGATGGGGTCACCAGCGATACGTTCCAGATCAAGACCCTGGCGACCAATTCGGATGAAGTCCAGGACGAACTGGCCCGTGCCTTTGAAGACGTGCTGGACGTCCAGGCCGCCGTTACCTTTGACCAGGCGGATGTCGCCGATGCCCGCCGCGGCCCGGTCTATCCCATCACCGGTCCGGCGCCGCTTGGCTCGCACATCGGTCGGCCGCAGTACCGCGACGAGATTGACGGCTACGTTGGCGGTGCGGCCGTCGTGCTGGAAAACATCACGCAAGGCCAGACGCTCACGCAGATCGAGCAGCGCATCGACCTGTTGCGCGGGCAGGCCGACTTCTCATCGACGCTCGGACGCCCGCGTGAGCTGCGCGTACTGGAGCGGTACGAGGATGACAGCGTTCGCTCGGCCGTGCTCCTCACGATCGACCCGATGACTAGTTACTTCAGCGATCGCGATCGCTGGTGGCAGGACGTGGGGCAGCTCGAGTGGGACCTGGTGCGCGGTGCGCTGACGACTTCGACGACGCTGGCGAGCGTCAGCAACTTCAGCCCGGCCATTGCCGAGGAATTCCGCGGCCGCGCCGTCTTCGCGGTGGTGATCAGCTTCGTCCTGATCACGATCTACATCTGGGTGCGATTCGGCTCGGTCCGCTACTCGCTGGTGGCGCTCACGGCGCTGGCGCACGACGTGATCCTGGCCCTTGGCATGATCGCCATGGCCGAGCTAATCTATGAGTTCCCCACGGGTGCTCGGGTGGCCAGCTTCTTCAACGTGCTTCCGTTCCGCATCGATCTGAACACCGTTGCCGCGTTGCTGACGATCATCGGCTACTCGCTGAACGACACGATCATCATCATGGACCGCATCCGCGAGAATCGCGGCAAGCTGCCGTACGCCAACCGGCGCGTGGTGAACCTGTCGGTGAATCAGACGCTCAGCCGAACGGTCATTACCTCGGGCACCACGCTGTTCGCCGTCATCGTGCTCTACTTTGCCGGCGGCGAGGGCCTGCGCCCGTTTGCCTACGTGCTGCTGGTGGGCATGGTGGTCGGTACGTACTCGTCGGTGGCCGTGGCAGCTCCGCTGGTGTGGTCGCGGAAGGCCGATCCCTCGGCAAGGGGTACCGATCGTGGCGGTGCTTCGGATGGAGACAACCCGTTCTCGGGCCCCCAGCCGGGTTCCACGACAGCCAAGGACCCGGACCAGCCGATGAGGTAGGAGCATGTCCGACGCGCCCAAGGCCAACCAGGGCTCCCTGCGGCAGACCGCGATTGGGCTGCTCGCCCTGGCTGGCTTATGGAACGCGGTCTACTGGCTTTGGCCCGTGCATCGCGAGGCGCCGGTGGTGATGGCCAGCACGAACGAGCCGCCCACGCAGGATGCCGGTGAAGCCACGGACGATGTGTCCGCGATCGCGGCGTTGCCGCCTTCCGATCCCGTGGAATACGCGGAGGCCTTGGATCCCGAACCGCCGGCCGATGAACCTCCCGCCATCGTCGACCCGATCGTTCACGATTCGGGCGTGCTCGGCGTGCTTCCGCCGCGGTTCCATCTGCATACGACGACGGCCAGCGATCGGAATCTCGGCGATGTCGCCAGTCGGTACTACGGGGACAAATCGCTGGCGCCCATCATCGCCCAGGCGAATCCCTACAAGGATCCTCGTCGCCTGACTCCGGGGCAGGTCTGGCGCGTTCCAGTCGACCCGGACAACGTGCAGGGGTTGCTCGTCGACGCCGATGGCAATCCTACTACGGCGCCGCCCGCCGACCCGCCCGAGGCTGAGTACACCGAGTACGTGGTGCGGAATGGCGACACCCTTGGCGGCATTTCCCAGCGGTACTACGACACCACCCGTCACGCCGAGTTCATCTATGCCTACAACCGCGAGCGACTGGGCCTCAAGTCGATCCGTGGCATCCGGGCTGGGCAGGTGCTCCATATTCCCGCGGAGCCGAAATAGCTGGCTTTACGACCTACCCTTGGCTCCATGAGCGAGCCATCCACCTACATCGTCACCGGCGGGGCCGGCTTCGTGGGTTCCAACTGCTGCGCGGCGCTCTCGCGTGCCCGGCCCGACGCCCAGGTCATCTGCATCGACGACTTCCGTGTCGGTTCGTTCCGAAATCTCATCGAGGCCTACGAGCGGCATGACCTGGGCCCGGTCTCGTGCGAGGTCATCGCCCAGGATTGGTCGTTCCTCCACACGCTTCTGGGACCTCGGCCGGTGGGCATCGTGCACATGGCGGCCATTACGGACACCACCGTCGAGGACGAGGCCCAGATGCTCGACGAGAACGCAGGCCCGGCATGGGACGGACTGCTCGAGTCGGCGAGCGAAACCGGCCATCGGCTCGTATACGCCAGCAGCGCGGCCACGTATGGCACGCCGCCGCAGGCAGCCCAGCGCGTCGCGTTCTCCCTCGACGCCGCGGGCACGCCCGACAACATCTACGGCTTCAGCAAGTGGGTCATGGAAAACAGCCATCGGCGCGTGCAGGCACGCGATCCGGCCGCGCACATCGTGGGCCTGCGCTTCTTCAACGTCTTCGGTCCGGGCGAATCGAACAAGGGGCCGATGGCGTCGATGGCCTACAAGCTCGCCCAACAGATGCTCGAAGGAAAGGCGCCGCGGCTGTTCACACCCGGTGATCAGGCGCGAGACCAGGTGTACGTGGACGACGTGGTCGACTGCGTGCTTGCAGGCCTTGGCCTGGGCGACTTTAGGAAGCCCACGCCCGGCGTGTACAACCTCGGCAGTGGCAAACCCACGACCTTCAACGAATTGGCCGACGCCGTGCGTCGCGGGCTGGGGTTGGGCGAGGCCGAACTGGCCACCGAGTACTTCGAGATGCCCGAGAGCGTGCGACGCTTCTACCAGGACTTCACGCTGGCCAATATGAGCGAGACGGCTCGGGGGTTGGGGTTCACGGCACAGCACGACCCGGTGCGAACGATCGAGGCCTACGCCGCGTACCTCAAGCAACGCCACACGACCACGCCCGCGGGAGCCACGCCTTGAGCATTCGACGCATCCTCGTTACCGGCGGCGCCGGCTTCGTCGGCTCGCACCTGTGCGAACGCCTGGTGAACGACGGCCAGGACGTCATCTGCGTCGACAACTTCTTCACCAGCCAGAAGAGCACCATCGCCCACCTGCTCGACAGGCCCAACTTCGAGCTCATCCGCCACGACGTCACGCACCCGCTGTGGCTCGAGGTCGACGAGGTCTACAACCTTGCCTGCCCCGCCGCCCCGGGCCACTACCAGTACAACCCTATCAAGACTATGAAGACCAGCGTGCTTGGCGCCATCCACTTACTGGGCATGGCCAAGCGGTGCAACGCCACCATCCTCCAGGCTTCGACCAGCGAGGTCTACGGTGATCCCGAGGTCCACCCCCAGCCCGAGAGCTACCGCGGCGCGGTCAACACCATCGGTCCGCGCGCCTGCTACGACGAGGGCAAACGCGCCGCCGAGACGCTCTTCTTCGACTACCACCGACATAACGGCGTCAAGATCAAGGTCGTCCGCATCTTCAACACCTACGGCCCGCGGATGCACCCGCACGACGGCCGCGTGGTCTCCAACTTCATCCGCCAAGCCCTGGCCGGCGAGGACCTCACCATCTACGGCGACGGCAGCCAGACCCGCAGCTTCCAGTACGTCGACGACCTGGTCGAGGGGATCTACCGCATGATGCACGGCCCCGACGACTTCCCCGGCCCGGTCAACATCGGCAATCCCGGCGAGTTCACCATCCTGCAACTGGCCGAGATGGTCATCGAACTCAGCGGCTCAAAGTCAACGATCGTGCATCGAGACGCCGCGATCGACGATCCCAAGCAGCGCCAGCCCGATATCACCCTCGCCAAGCAGAAGCTCGACTGGCAGCCGACGGTTGCGTTGCGTGAAGGCCTCCAAGCGACCATCGAGTACTTTCGCACGATCGACATCGACAGCTTCCGGGCGCCGACGCCCAACTACTAGGAATCGCCGCGATGGCCATCGCCATCAAGCCCGCTACACGCACGGACGCGCCGCACTGGCTTGCGATGCGGAAGGCCCTTGGCCCCGACTGGATCACGCCCCACGCCGAACGCATGGTCGCCGAGTACTTCGACTCGGGCACCATTGATCACCTTCCTCACGTTGTGCTGATTGCATGGCGGGGCGAAAAGCGCGTTGGCATGACCGAGGTTTCCCTCCGCCAGTTCGCCGAGGGCTGCGAGACTTCGCCTGTGGGCTACCTAGAAGGTTGGTTCGTCGACGACAATTGCCGCGGCGGGGGCGTGGGTAAGGCGCTCGTCGAGGCGGCCAAGCACTGGTCGCGATCGCAGGGCTGCACCGAATTCGCCTCCGACGCCGAGATGGACAACCTCGCCAGCCAGGCCGCTCATGAGGCCCTCGGCTTCGAGCCCGTCTGCGACATCCGCTGCTATCGCATCGCTCTCGGCTAGCCTCGCACGCGCCGCAGCAACTCGGGCAGCACCACCCCGCTCGGCCCGCGCAGCGCGTGCGTCACCGAGCCCGTCATGGGCGTTGCGTCGGGGTTGATCTCCACAGTTGGCACGCCGCGCGAGATCGCCAGGTCGATGTACCCCGCCGCCGGGTACACCACCGCGCTCGTGCCGATGGTCAGGAACACGTCGCACGACATCACCGCCCGCTCAGCGGCCTCGAGTGCATCTATCGGCAGCATCTCGCCAAACAGCACGATGTCGGGCCGCAGCACGCCGCCGGCCTCGGAATTGGGGGGGAAGTCGGAGAAATCGACTTCCTGGATCGGGCGCATGTCGCCGGTCTTCTGGCAACGCCAGCGCAGGATCGAGCCGTGCAGTTCCACGACGTCCTGCGCTCCGCCGGCCTGGTGCAAACCATCGATGTTCTGGGTGAGAACGTCCACATCGCCGCCAGCAGCACGCTTGATGCTCTGCAACTCGGCGAGCGCTCGATGGCCTTCATTGGGTTCGGCCCGGGCGCAGCTTGAAAAGCGCCAGTGGTACCACTGCGTGACCATCTTCGGGTCACGCTGAAGGGCTTGAATGCTCGCCAGTTCCATCGGGTCGTATCGGGCCCAGAGCCCGGTCTGGGGCTGGCGGAAGGTGTCAATCCCGCTCTCGGCCGAGACGCCGGCGCCGGTAAGCACGGCCACGCGTTCGGCTTGCTTCAGCAGATCGGCAACGGCCTGAAGGTCCGAGCATTGGTGGTTGGCAGGCATCGCAGAGAGAGTAGAAGAAAGCCCCGTTCTGGACGAATCCAGCCCGGGACTTTTGGTGGGTCTTGATGAGCCCCCCGAGAAGAGGGGTGCCGGCTCGCAATTAGCGACGGCGACGGGCAGCGGCGAAGCCACCCAGGCCCAGCAGGGCCAGCGAAGCCGGTGCGGGCACCGGAGCGACGCTGATGGTCAGGTCGTCGCTGATGTCGATCCAACGGCCCTCGGTGAAGCCAACGCCCGAGACTCCACGGCCGGAGATGACCAGCGAGTCGCCATCGGCAAGCGTCACGTCGGACAGGTTCACCATCGAGCTGGCCGTATCACCAACGCTCACGCCAGCGGTGGGCTTGCTCAGCACGTCGCTGAAGATGACGTCGAATTCACCCGAAGCGCTCTCTCGAGCGATGACGAGCTCGACGTCGATGTCAGTGCCACGAAATTCGTTTCCGGTCCACAGCACATCGAACTGGCCGTTGATGTCGACCATCAGTTCGGGCGTGCCGCTAGGCAGCATCCAGCGAACGATGGGCGCCTCGTTGTAGTCCGAGCCCACGAGGTTGTGGGTCATCTTGCCCTGGCGGATGGGGGGGTTCACGTCGTTGCCCTGGCTCCAAGCGCCAAAGCCGTGGCCCCACCAGTTGTTGTCCCAACTGAGCATCGTGGTTTCCTGGGTATACCAGGGGCTGTCGCTTCCGAGGCCGTCGCCGCCCTCGGCATACTCGTACTGCCACACGCCCACGCCGTCAAAGCCGGGGCCGGGGTTAAACACGGTGCCGCCGGGCACCACGCCGGGCACCCAATCGCTGGCGCGATGCCAACTGTCGCCAGTGTCGTACTGAGCCATGGCAGCCTGGGAGGCCGAAAGGGCCACGCCCGCCGCAAGCATCAGGAACATGTTCGGTGTCTTCATAGTCAATCTCCCGCTCTCTTCTCTTGATAGAGACTCACCTTCAACATGCCCCGGAACTGCGGGATCGCCAGCAAATTCACAAAAAATACTGAAGTCCGGACGTGCATTGGCTCCGAACGGATGCTCGCCGGATTCCTGCGGCAGCCAGCACGCCCCGGTCTGCCGATAATCAGCCCATGGCACCAGTCCACACTTCAAAGAAAACCCTCGTCCTGTGTGATGGCGACCTGCCGGGCATGGTCGCCCTGAGCCTGATCCAGGATGCACAGCGGTCTGCCGACGCGATCGGCGTGCTCGCGGCCCCGGTCGCCGCCGACCACGCCGAGGCGATCGCCGCCCGGATTCGCCTGCTGGCCGAGTCCCAGGCCGTCGAATGCCTGGACTTTCCGGCCGTGGCGCCCGCCACGCTCTCGAGCGGGCACCGCCGCACCAGGTATCTCACCGAGGCGGTGCATCAGGCTCTGTCAAACGGCTACGCGGCGCTGGTGTGTCCCTGGCAGGCCGGTACTTTCGATCTGGAGAAGCCCGCAGGCATCGACGACGTGCCCGGCGTAGAAAGCCTGGCACGAGAACTCGACCGCGCGTTGCTGGTCTCCCGGCTGGTGACCCTCGATGCGGTCGAGCACGGCGTAAGCGTGTTCGAGATACAGACGCCGCTGATGGACCTGAGCGATGTACAGGTGGCCGAGATGGCGCTGGATCTGGACGTACCGATCTGGCGTGCGTGGTGGTGGGAGGCCGCGGCTGGAAAGCGGGCCAGGGACCCGGGCGTGGCCGACCGGGCCAACGCCTGCCGCGAACGGTGGTGTGCGGCGCTCGAGTCGCTTGGTTGGTCGGTCGATGCCGAGTTGGCCGCCGCCAGATGATCGTTGTTCGCTGCCAGCCCCTCCAATGATCGAAACGTGCCTTCGCCCAAGCTCATCGTGCAGAAGTTCGGCGGCACGTCCGTGGCCGACGCGGCTCGAATTCGCTTGTGCGCCCAGCGTGCCGTCGACGCGTCCCGCGCGGGTCACCAGGTCGTGGTGGTGGTATCAGCGATGGGGCGCACGACCGATGCGCTGCTGCGTACGGCCATGGAGATCGACGCACACCCGCCGGCTCGTGAACTCGACCAACTGCTCGCGGCCGGAGAGCAGGTCTCCGTCGCCCTTACAGCCATTGCCATCGATACGCTGGGGGGAGCCGCGGTCGGGCTCGACGCACGGCAGGCGGGCATCTCGGCCGATGGTCCGCACGGACGCAGCCGTATCGGACGCATCGACACCAGCCGGGTGCGGGCGGTGCTGGACAGCGGCCGCATCGCCGTCATAGCGGGTTTCCAGGGCGAACTGGAGAGCGGCGACCGCGCCACGATCGGACGTGGCGGATCGGATACCACGGCCGTCGCGATGGCCATCACGCTGGGCGCCGAACTCTGCGAGATCTACACCGATGCCATGGGCGTGATGACCGCCGACCCGGCCCTGGTGCCCGAGGCTCGGTGCATTGCGGAACTGGGCTGGCCTGCCATGTCGGCGTTGTCAAGGCACGGGGCTCGCGTGCTCTCGATCGATGCGGCCGAGATGGCCCAGGGCGCCCGCTTGCCCGTTCGCGTTCGGCATGCCGCATTGGCTGGTGAGGGCACGCTGGTGGCTTCGGATGCCTGGCCCGCCGGACCGGTCGCCTGCGCCACGACA
The sequence above is a segment of the Phycisphaerales bacterium genome. Coding sequences within it:
- the yajC gene encoding preprotein translocase subunit YajC is translated as MTDLTGFSLGLAYQEASPLSGEAPAGATGQGATGQGTTGAPGTGTQPAQPARPGGFDPIMILMLGMGVFLVMMIFTSGRRQKKEKRERDEMLNALKRGDKVQTIGGIIGTVAEVRTDEVVLKVDDAGQNRVRFARSAIQQVLSSRGGSSDAQPAETETETETEPAPSNP
- the secD gene encoding protein translocase subunit SecD — encoded protein: MMRNRLGWGLLAMAMLAFAIWGFMPPKEKLRLGKDLAGGVTLTYAVQIEPGQNAQEILNQLATVLGERIDPGNQMDISIVPVGRDRLEITMPLPTETVKQLRRDFEAELERIEQYTIDPVRFERLMGEEPDARAAAIERIRENSLELADRLQNAARAYDRLVAAEQAYRNLLSQESPDESALDDAETEAALASLDYDDARSEALKLSITPAEVRRVLEFSRTPTRKIDSELKEVVELPSPFERAWTSLMERAAPADGQGQSSLQAELERVLAAYTTYTEERRSLDDPQDLKRLLRGSGELDFRITVEANSRADETALREELREVGPRNANPEGAVWLRLAKVESWFDTLAQAEALEADPVSFFASRGFVVEPYDGMYWMLVWDQIGNRLTSAEGEWQVSRAYMGRDEIGRNNIVFNMDTLGGQRLGELTGEHVGDNMAVILDDRIITAPTLRGRISTSGSISGDFSLEELRDIIQILNAGALQARLSPEPISENTIGPSLGQDNLESGLRAGVYALIAVSIFMMLYYFAYGAVAVIALGCNAALILGAMALNQSAFTMPGIAGVVLTFGMAVDANVLIFERIREELRNGLDLAQSAKLGYQRALSAIVDGNVTNLIVCVVLVGVGTQEVKGFAITLGVGVVCTMISALIISRLLLSVLVDDANIKALGKPRTAMLATALPIIDRVLEPNFDWIKARYVCWAISLFAVLASVALIVNQRDRMLDTEFVGGTQVVLRFGENEAGEPKMLTRQDVLDRVMGVAEEAPDGSQLKLLEQADIVPLDPEDDGVTSDTFQIKTLATNSDEVQDELARAFEDVLDVQAAVTFDQADVADARRGPVYPITGPAPLGSHIGRPQYRDEIDGYVGGAAVVLENITQGQTLTQIEQRIDLLRGQADFSSTLGRPRELRVLERYEDDSVRSAVLLTIDPMTSYFSDRDRWWQDVGQLEWDLVRGALTTSTTLASVSNFSPAIAEEFRGRAVFAVVISFVLITIYIWVRFGSVRYSLVALTALAHDVILALGMIAMAELIYEFPTGARVASFFNVLPFRIDLNTVAALLTIIGYSLNDTIIIMDRIRENRGKLPYANRRVVNLSVNQTLSRTVITSGTTLFAVIVLYFAGGEGLRPFAYVLLVGMVVGTYSSVAVAAPLVWSRKADPSARGTDRGGASDGDNPFSGPQPGSTTAKDPDQPMR
- a CDS encoding LysM peptidoglycan-binding domain-containing protein; this encodes MSDAPKANQGSLRQTAIGLLALAGLWNAVYWLWPVHREAPVVMASTNEPPTQDAGEATDDVSAIAALPPSDPVEYAEALDPEPPADEPPAIVDPIVHDSGVLGVLPPRFHLHTTTASDRNLGDVASRYYGDKSLAPIIAQANPYKDPRRLTPGQVWRVPVDPDNVQGLLVDADGNPTTAPPADPPEAEYTEYVVRNGDTLGGISQRYYDTTRHAEFIYAYNRERLGLKSIRGIRAGQVLHIPAEPK
- a CDS encoding NAD-dependent epimerase/dehydratase family protein, producing MSEPSTYIVTGGAGFVGSNCCAALSRARPDAQVICIDDFRVGSFRNLIEAYERHDLGPVSCEVIAQDWSFLHTLLGPRPVGIVHMAAITDTTVEDEAQMLDENAGPAWDGLLESASETGHRLVYASSAATYGTPPQAAQRVAFSLDAAGTPDNIYGFSKWVMENSHRRVQARDPAAHIVGLRFFNVFGPGESNKGPMASMAYKLAQQMLEGKAPRLFTPGDQARDQVYVDDVVDCVLAGLGLGDFRKPTPGVYNLGSGKPTTFNELADAVRRGLGLGEAELATEYFEMPESVRRFYQDFTLANMSETARGLGFTAQHDPVRTIEAYAAYLKQRHTTTPAGATP
- a CDS encoding SDR family oxidoreductase; the encoded protein is MSIRRILVTGGAGFVGSHLCERLVNDGQDVICVDNFFTSQKSTIAHLLDRPNFELIRHDVTHPLWLEVDEVYNLACPAAPGHYQYNPIKTMKTSVLGAIHLLGMAKRCNATILQASTSEVYGDPEVHPQPESYRGAVNTIGPRACYDEGKRAAETLFFDYHRHNGVKIKVVRIFNTYGPRMHPHDGRVVSNFIRQALAGEDLTIYGDGSQTRSFQYVDDLVEGIYRMMHGPDDFPGPVNIGNPGEFTILQLAEMVIELSGSKSTIVHRDAAIDDPKQRQPDITLAKQKLDWQPTVALREGLQATIEYFRTIDIDSFRAPTPNY
- a CDS encoding GNAT family N-acetyltransferase, whose product is MAIAIKPATRTDAPHWLAMRKALGPDWITPHAERMVAEYFDSGTIDHLPHVVLIAWRGEKRVGMTEVSLRQFAEGCETSPVGYLEGWFVDDNCRGGGVGKALVEAAKHWSRSQGCTEFASDAEMDNLASQAAHEALGFEPVCDIRCYRIALG
- a CDS encoding NAD-dependent deacylase encodes the protein MPANHQCSDLQAVADLLKQAERVAVLTGAGVSAESGIDTFRQPQTGLWARYDPMELASIQALQRDPKMVTQWYHWRFSSCARAEPNEGHRALAELQSIKRAAGGDVDVLTQNIDGLHQAGGAQDVVELHGSILRWRCQKTGDMRPIQEVDFSDFPPNSEAGGVLRPDIVLFGEMLPIDALEAAERAVMSCDVFLTIGTSAVVYPAAGYIDLAISRGVPTVEINPDATPMTGSVTHALRGPSGVVLPELLRRVRG
- a CDS encoding PEP-CTERM sorting domain-containing protein; amino-acid sequence: MKTPNMFLMLAAGVALSASQAAMAQYDTGDSWHRASDWVPGVVPGGTVFNPGPGFDGVGVWQYEYAEGGDGLGSDSPWYTQETTMLSWDNNWWGHGFGAWSQGNDVNPPIRQGKMTHNLVGSDYNEAPIVRWMLPSGTPELMVDINGQFDVLWTGNEFRGTDIDVELVIARESASGEFDVIFSDVLSKPTAGVSVGDTASSMVNLSDVTLADGDSLVISGRGVSGVGFTEGRWIDISDDLTISVAPVPAPASLALLGLGGFAAARRRR